In Streptomyces erythrochromogenes, the DNA window GCCGACCGCCGCGAGGTTGAAGAAGGCGGTGCGGTCGGAGACGCGGGCGGCCTGCTGCATGTTGTGCGTCACGATGACGATCGTGAAGCGCTCCTTGAGCTCGCCGATCAGGTCCTCGATCGCCAGGGTGGAGATCGGGTCGAGGGCCGAGCAGGGCTCGTCCATCAGCAGGACCTCGGGCTCGACCGCGATGGCGCGGGCGATGCACAGACGCTGCTGCTGGCCGCCGGAGAGGCCCGAGCCGGGCTTGTTCAGGCGGTCCTTGACCTCGTTCCAGAGGTTGGCGCCCTTGAGGGAGCGCTCCACGATGTCGTTCAGCTCGGACTTCTTGAAGCTGCCGTTCAGCCGCAGGCCCGCCGCCACGTTGTCGAAGATCGACATGGTGGGGAAGGGGTTCGGGCGCTGGAAGACCATGCCGACCGTGCGGCGGACCGCTACGGGGTCCACGCCGGCGCCGTACAGGTTCTCGTCGTCCAGCATCACCTTGCCCTCGACGCGGCCGCCGGGGGTGACCTCGTGCATGCGGTTGAGGGTGCGCAGGAAGGTGGACTTGCCGCAGCCGGAGGGGCCGATGAAGGCCGTCACCGAGCGGGGTTCAACGGTCATCGAGATGTCGTCGATGGCCTTGTGGGTGCCGTAGAAGGCGGACAGTCCGCTGACGTCGATTCGCTTCGCCATGAGGGGTCACTTCGCTTTCATACAGTCGCGTCAGCGACCGGTCTTCGGGGCCTTCCAGCGGGCGATGCCGCGGGCCACCAGATTGAGGATCATGACGAAGGCGATCAGGACGAGCGCTGCGGCCCATGCCCGGTCGTAGGAGGCGTCACTGCCGACCTTGTACTGCTCCCAAATGTAGAGCGGGAGCGAGGACTGGGCGCCTTCGAAGGGGTTGCCGTTGATCAGCTGGGTGCCGAAGACCAGCAGCATGATCGGGGCGGTCTCACCGGCGATGCGGGCGACGGCCAGCATCAGACCGGTGGCGATGCCGCCGATGGCCGTGGGGAGGACGACCTTGAGGATCACGCGCCACTTCGGCACACCGAGGGCCAGGGCGGCCTCGCGCAGCTCGTTCGGGACGAGCTTGAGCATCTCTTCGGTGGAGCGGACCACGACGGGCATCATCAGGATCGACAGGGCCATCGCGCCGGCGAAGCCGGAGGGCCCGAAGCCGAGTGCCAGGTTCCAGGTCGTCAGGATGAACAGGCCCGCGACGATGGAGGGGATGCCGGTCATGACGTCGACGAAGAAGGTCACGGCCTTGGCGAGCGTGCCCTTGCCGTACTCGACGAGGTAGACGGCGGTCAGCAGGCCGATCGGCGCCGCGATCAGGGTGGCGAGGGCGATCTGCTCGATGGTGCCGAGCAGCGCGTGGTAGACGCCGCCGCCCTCCTCGAAGCTGGTCACGCCGTTCATCGAGTGCGTCAGGAAGTCGGCGCTGAAGACCTCGATGCCGCGGCTGATCGTGGTCCAGATCAGCGAGAGCAGCGGGATGACGGCGAGGACGAAGGAGACCCACACGACGGAGGTCGCGATGCGGTCCTTGGCCTGGCGGCGGTTCTCGATCACCGCGCTGGCGGTGTACGTGATCGCGAGGAACAGGATGGCCGCGATCAGACCCCACTGGATCTTGCTGTCGAGGCCGAAGAGGACGCCGGTGCCGCAGCCGAGGGCGATCGAGAGGACCGCGATGCCGGCCGGGGCCCAGCGGGGCAGGCCGCCTCGGGTGAGGCCGGCGGGTGCGGCGGACCGGGGGGCCCTGGAGGGCCGCTGGTCCTGGAGTGCGTGGCTCATCAGGCGTTCGCCCCCGAGAAGTCCTTGCGGCGAGCGATGATCAGGCGAGCTGCACCGTTGACCAGCAGGGTGAGCAGGAAGAGGACCAGACCGGAGGCGATCAGCGCGTCCCGGCCGAACTCGTTGGCCTCGTCGAACTTCGCGGCGATGTTCTGCGCGAACGTGCCGCCGCCCGGGTCGAGGATGTGGCCGGAGATCAGGAAGCTCGGCGAGAGGACGGTGGCGACGGCCATGGTCTCGCCGAGCGCGCGGCCGAGGCCGAGCATCGAGGCGGAGATGACGCCGGAGCGGCCGAAGGGCAGCACCGACATCCGGATGACCTCCCAGCGGGTCGCGCCGAGGGCCAGGGCGGCCTCCTCGTTCATGCGCGGGACCTGGAGGAAGACCTCGCGGCTGACGCTGGTCACGATCGGCAGGATCATGATCGCGAGCAGGATGCCGACGGTGAAGAGCGAGCGCGCGACGCCGACCTGGGTCTTGTCGAAGACGTAGGTCCAGCCCAGGTACTCGTCGAGCCAGAGGTTCAGGCCTGCCAGCTGCGGGACGAGGAAGAGGGCGCCCCAGATGCCGTAGATGATCGACGGCACGGCGGCCAGCAGGTCGACCACGTAGGCGATCGGCGCGGCGAGCCTGCGCGGCGCGTAGTGCGAGATGAAGAGGGCGATGCCGACGGCGATCGGAACCGCGATGACCATCGCGATGATCGAGCTGACGACGGTGCCGAAGAGCAGGACGGCGATGCCGAAGACGGGCGGGTTGGCCGACGCGTTCCAGTCGAAGGTGGTGAGGAAGTTCCCCTCGTTCTTCGACAGTGCGATCGAGGCGCGGTAGGTGAGGAAGACGGCGATCGACGCCATGATCACCAGGAGCAGGATGCCGGAGCCCTTGGAGAGCCCGGCGAAGATCTTGTCACCGGCGCGGCCGGTGGGCCTCTTGCTCGTGGAGACAGGCGGAGCCGTGTCTATCTGGGTGGGTGTGGTGGAAGCCATGGTCTTTCCGGTCTGTGTGGGGGGCAGGCCCCCTGGCGGCGGTGCACCGGATTTCCCCCGGGTGGAGGGGAAGGGGCTCCGGGGCCGGTCCGCCCGGTCCCCGGACGGGGGGAGGGGACGGACCGGGCCTCGGAGCTGAGGACTAGCTGAGCGAGTTGATGACCTCGCGGACCTTGGCGTTGATCTCGGCCGGGATCGGCGCGTAGCCGTTCTCGAGGAGGATCTTCTGGCCCGCGTCGGACGCGGTGTAGTTCAGGAAGGACTTGACGGTCGGCAGGGTCTCCGGCTTGTTGCCCTTGTCGCAGACGACCTCGTAGGTGACCAGGACGATCGGGTACGCGCCCTCGGCCTTGGTGGTGTAGTCGAGCTTGAGCGCCAGGTCCGAGCCGGTGCCGGCGATCTTGGCGGCGGCGATGGCCTTGGAGGCGTTCTCGCCGGTGGCCTTGACCGGGGCGGCGGCGCCCGTGTTCAGGTCGACCGTCTTGATGCCCTGGGCGCTGGCGTAGGAGAGCTCGAAGTAGCCGATGGCACCGTCGACCTGCTTGACCTGGGTCGCGACACCGGAGGAGCCGGAGGCGCCGAGGCCGCCCGGGGCCGGCCACTTCTTCGCGGCCTCGTACGGCCATGCGTCACCGGCGGTGGCCTTGAGGTACTTGCCGAGGTTCTCGGTGGTGCCCGAGTCCTCGGAGCGGTGGAAGTGCTGGATGGCGGTGGAGGGAAGCGTGACGCCGGGGTTCAGCTTCTTGATCGCCTCGTCGTCCCACTTCTTGATCTTGTCGTTGAAGATGTTGGCGATCGTGGCGGCGTCAAGGTTCAGCTTGTCCACGCCCGCGACGTTGAAACCGAGGGCGATCGGGCCGCCGACCATCGGCAGGTCGATGCCCTGGCCGCCGGTGCAGATCTTCTTCGACTCCTCGACCTGCTCCGGCTTCAGCGCCGAGTCGGAGCCGGCGAAACCGACGGTGCCCTGGTTGAAGGCGACGATGCCCTCACCGGAGGAGGAGGACTTGTAGTTCACCTCGACGCCGGAGCAGGCGGCCATGTAGTTCTTCACCCACAGGTCGACCGCGTTCTTCTGCGCGGAGGAGCCGGAGGCGAGCAGCTTGCCCTTGGCGCCCTCGCACTTGATGTCGCCCGCGGCCGGAGCGGCGGCCTTGGACGCGCCGTCGCCGGTCTTGGTGTTGTCGTCCGAGCCGCACGCCGTGAGGACCAGGGCGCCTGACACGACAAGCGCACCGAGGGCGGAGGCACGAAGCATGTTCTTGCGCTGAAGCTTCACTTTCGGGTGTTCCTTCCAGAAGCCGCCGGCCGCTTTCCGTTCGTGCCGGGCGGCGTGCGAAGAGGACTACTACGTCGGGTGCCCGGGTCGGCCGCTCCGTCTGCGGGCCACCGTCTCCGTGCACGACCGAAATTAGGCAGAACAGGTGAAGCAGCCGACCGGCCCGAGTGAACGGACGGTGAACCGTGGCGGACGACCCGGTGCGTTCCGGGGCGTCCGCGCACAGTCGCCATCATCCGTTATCCCGCCGTTACCGCGGTGTGACCCGCGGGCTCCCTCAGCCAGAGGTGCTGGAAGTCGGCCCGGGCCGCCTCGACCTCGTGGCGCTGGTCGGCGTGCAGGACGCCCAGGGCGTAGGCCGTCGCCGGGGCGATGCGCGGGGTGCGGGCCGCCGTGGCGGAGGCGGCGGCGGCCTCGGCGGCGTCACGGTGGCGGTTCAGGGCCTCGCCCGCGGCCGCCGGCCGGGTCACGTCCTCGCCGAGGACCTCCCGCGCGTAGCGGTGGACCCGCAGGAGGCGGCGCACCTCGTGCCAGAGGCCGTCGTGGTCCGCGTTGTACGGGCTCGGCGCCGCCTCGCAGCCGCTGATCGGCGGCAGTGCCGAGACCGCGGCCGACAGGCGGGTTTCGGCCACGGCCGCGAGCGGTACCAGGACCTCTGCGACCGGTCCGCGGGCCGCGACGGCGTCGAGCGGGACCTCGGAGGCCAGCACGGCCACCGCGTCCGCCACGGCGTGGAAGCGTGACGAGCCGAGCGCCTGGAGGGTGGCAGAGTGGGCGCGCGTCCGGGCCAGGGTCAGCTGGCGTTCCAGCAGTGCGCCCGCGCGCGCCGAGCCCACCGTCAGCGCGCCCGCCGAGCCGCGCGGGGCGGGGAGCTCCGGGGACCCCGACAGCCGGTGCAGTGCGTCCATGAGCCGGGCCAGCCGGGCGGCGTACGCGTGCTCGTCGGCCAGGGTCGAGGACAGCCACACCAGCTCGGCGCGCAGTCCGTCGGCCCAGGACGACTCGGTCACCACCCGGAACGTGGCCAGTGATCCGCTGATGCGGCGCGCGGCCCCCCGCAGGCTGCGCGCCGCGTCGCTGCTCTCCGCGGCGTCGGCCCCGCTCGCAGCGCTCGGACTGTACTGGCGCATCCCCCTGAGGAAAGCCGTGGCCTGGGAGCGCAGGTACGTGCCGAGCACGTCACCTGCGCATGGCCCCCAAGTCGACGGGTTACGGTTTTGCTGAGCCACGCCGGCGCCTCCGGGCGTCTATGAGCGTCTCCTGTACGTGCCGCA includes these proteins:
- the pstB gene encoding phosphate ABC transporter ATP-binding protein PstB, giving the protein MAKRIDVSGLSAFYGTHKAIDDISMTVEPRSVTAFIGPSGCGKSTFLRTLNRMHEVTPGGRVEGKVMLDDENLYGAGVDPVAVRRTVGMVFQRPNPFPTMSIFDNVAAGLRLNGSFKKSELNDIVERSLKGANLWNEVKDRLNKPGSGLSGGQQQRLCIARAIAVEPEVLLMDEPCSALDPISTLAIEDLIGELKERFTIVIVTHNMQQAARVSDRTAFFNLAAVGQPGKLIEIDDTDRIFSNPSVQATEDYISGRFG
- the pstA gene encoding phosphate ABC transporter permease PstA, translating into MSHALQDQRPSRAPRSAAPAGLTRGGLPRWAPAGIAVLSIALGCGTGVLFGLDSKIQWGLIAAILFLAITYTASAVIENRRQAKDRIATSVVWVSFVLAVIPLLSLIWTTISRGIEVFSADFLTHSMNGVTSFEEGGGVYHALLGTIEQIALATLIAAPIGLLTAVYLVEYGKGTLAKAVTFFVDVMTGIPSIVAGLFILTTWNLALGFGPSGFAGAMALSILMMPVVVRSTEEMLKLVPNELREAALALGVPKWRVILKVVLPTAIGGIATGLMLAVARIAGETAPIMLLVFGTQLINGNPFEGAQSSLPLYIWEQYKVGSDASYDRAWAAALVLIAFVMILNLVARGIARWKAPKTGR
- the pstC gene encoding phosphate ABC transporter permease subunit PstC, giving the protein MASTTPTQIDTAPPVSTSKRPTGRAGDKIFAGLSKGSGILLLVIMASIAVFLTYRASIALSKNEGNFLTTFDWNASANPPVFGIAVLLFGTVVSSIIAMVIAVPIAVGIALFISHYAPRRLAAPIAYVVDLLAAVPSIIYGIWGALFLVPQLAGLNLWLDEYLGWTYVFDKTQVGVARSLFTVGILLAIMILPIVTSVSREVFLQVPRMNEEAALALGATRWEVIRMSVLPFGRSGVISASMLGLGRALGETMAVATVLSPSFLISGHILDPGGGTFAQNIAAKFDEANEFGRDALIASGLVLFLLTLLVNGAARLIIARRKDFSGANA
- the pstS gene encoding phosphate ABC transporter substrate-binding protein PstS encodes the protein MKLQRKNMLRASALGALVVSGALVLTACGSDDNTKTGDGASKAAAPAAGDIKCEGAKGKLLASGSSAQKNAVDLWVKNYMAACSGVEVNYKSSSSGEGIVAFNQGTVGFAGSDSALKPEQVEESKKICTGGQGIDLPMVGGPIALGFNVAGVDKLNLDAATIANIFNDKIKKWDDEAIKKLNPGVTLPSTAIQHFHRSEDSGTTENLGKYLKATAGDAWPYEAAKKWPAPGGLGASGSSGVATQVKQVDGAIGYFELSYASAQGIKTVDLNTGAAAPVKATGENASKAIAAAKIAGTGSDLALKLDYTTKAEGAYPIVLVTYEVVCDKGNKPETLPTVKSFLNYTASDAGQKILLENGYAPIPAEINAKVREVINSLS
- a CDS encoding CHAD domain-containing protein translates to MRQYSPSAASGADAAESSDAARSLRGAARRISGSLATFRVVTESSWADGLRAELVWLSSTLADEHAYAARLARLMDALHRLSGSPELPAPRGSAGALTVGSARAGALLERQLTLARTRAHSATLQALGSSRFHAVADAVAVLASEVPLDAVAARGPVAEVLVPLAAVAETRLSAAVSALPPISGCEAAPSPYNADHDGLWHEVRRLLRVHRYAREVLGEDVTRPAAAGEALNRHRDAAEAAAASATAARTPRIAPATAYALGVLHADQRHEVEAARADFQHLWLREPAGHTAVTAG